In Mycobacterium gallinarum, a single window of DNA contains:
- a CDS encoding amidohydrolase family protein — MVDPADLVLISVDDHTVEPPDMFAKRVPARYVDDAPRIVEDADGSVAWVYDGMKLPNIGLNAVAGRPNDEWGFEPSRFEDMRKGCYDVDARVEDMNASGVLASVCFPSFPTISGALFTYRGDREVSAVMVKAYNDWHIEDWCGAHPDRFIPMGILPLWDPVKSASEVRRLASLGCRAVTVPQHVGNYGQPPWQDPHWDVLWEAICENNTVVNIHIGTGGGMPVPSDQTSYLAYNSMLVLDTGRFTADLLFSRVVKEFPTIKFALSEGGIGWIPFLLERFEDIYGRQRAWTGDDLGDGNTPTDVFRRNFLSCFIRDRVGIENRHRIGVETICWEMDYPHSDSSWPDAPEQLAKELEGCSPDEIEAICWRNAANAFGYTGVERLGRDKCTVAALRAEVADMDLSTPKVDAGRIPKPGTQALTYGEMRERMATIMTGGRSS, encoded by the coding sequence GATCTGGTCTTGATCAGCGTGGATGACCACACAGTCGAGCCGCCGGATATGTTCGCCAAGCGCGTCCCCGCACGTTATGTGGACGACGCGCCGCGCATAGTCGAAGACGCCGACGGCTCGGTGGCCTGGGTGTATGACGGTATGAAGCTGCCCAACATCGGATTGAATGCGGTCGCGGGCCGTCCCAACGATGAGTGGGGCTTCGAGCCCTCTCGGTTCGAGGACATGCGTAAGGGCTGCTACGACGTGGATGCCCGAGTCGAAGACATGAACGCCAGTGGAGTGCTCGCCTCGGTGTGCTTCCCCTCGTTTCCAACCATCTCGGGTGCGTTGTTCACCTATCGGGGCGACCGTGAAGTCTCGGCGGTGATGGTCAAGGCCTACAACGACTGGCATATCGAGGATTGGTGCGGCGCACATCCCGACCGCTTCATCCCGATGGGAATCCTTCCGCTGTGGGATCCGGTCAAATCCGCAAGCGAAGTGCGGCGGCTCGCGTCGCTCGGGTGCCGCGCGGTTACGGTGCCCCAGCACGTCGGCAATTACGGCCAACCGCCATGGCAGGACCCCCACTGGGACGTCTTGTGGGAAGCCATTTGTGAGAACAACACGGTCGTCAACATCCACATCGGGACGGGCGGAGGAATGCCGGTGCCCTCGGATCAGACCAGCTATCTCGCCTACAATTCGATGCTGGTTTTGGACACCGGACGGTTCACCGCTGACCTTCTGTTCTCCCGCGTCGTCAAGGAGTTCCCGACCATCAAGTTCGCTCTTTCGGAGGGCGGTATCGGGTGGATTCCGTTCCTACTGGAGCGATTCGAGGATATCTATGGTCGGCAGCGTGCATGGACCGGTGACGACCTCGGAGATGGCAACACCCCTACCGACGTCTTTCGTCGAAACTTCCTGTCCTGCTTCATCCGTGACCGGGTTGGCATCGAGAACCGGCACCGTATCGGCGTCGAGACCATCTGCTGGGAAATGGATTACCCGCATTCGGACTCGAGTTGGCCTGATGCCCCGGAACAACTCGCGAAGGAGCTCGAGGGGTGCAGTCCCGATGAAATCGAGGCAATCTGCTGGCGAAACGCGGCGAACGCGTTTGGCTATACCGGCGTCGAACGGCTCGGCCGGGATAAGTGCACCGTCGCTGCGCTGCGCGCAGAAGTCGCGGACATGGATTTGTCGACCCCCAAAGTTGATGCCGGTCGCATCCCCAAGCCGGGTACGCAGGCGCTCACGTATGGCGAGATGCGCGAGCGGATGGCGACGATAATGACCGGTGGCAGATCCTCGTAG